One region of Caldanaerobius fijiensis DSM 17918 genomic DNA includes:
- a CDS encoding LacI family DNA-binding transcriptional regulator yields MSTIKDVARLARVSVGTVSRYLNGYTVSEKNRLKIEKAIQQLDFKINPVARSLKTNRSMTVAVLVPALANIFSMSVIEGVERFLDQYGYSLIVCDSEGDVEKEKAKLQFVKDKYVDGVIIMPTTNVGSHVYEIMGREFPVVLIDRLVDDEEFDAVVVDNTNAAYDAVEHLVINGHRQIGIITGPDNISTSRERYKGYQRVLDDYGISIEEEYELHGDYTIDTGYFLMKKLMQLDRPPTAVFVSNYEMTIGAIMAINDIGIQVPEQVSIIGFDQLELSKVIKPSLSVVVQPMETIGQKAAEILYRRMRGDRKDFPLMVRLKAQLYEGKSVKNIALK; encoded by the coding sequence ATGTCTACGATTAAAGATGTAGCAAGGTTAGCGCGGGTTTCCGTGGGCACGGTATCCAGGTATCTGAACGGTTATACAGTCAGCGAAAAGAACCGTTTGAAAATAGAAAAGGCGATACAGCAGTTGGACTTTAAGATAAACCCTGTTGCGAGAAGCCTTAAAACCAATCGATCCATGACTGTAGCTGTTTTGGTTCCCGCATTGGCTAATATATTCAGTATGAGTGTTATTGAGGGAGTGGAGCGTTTTCTTGATCAGTACGGGTATAGTTTGATCGTATGCGATTCGGAAGGAGACGTAGAGAAAGAAAAAGCCAAATTGCAGTTTGTTAAAGACAAATACGTTGATGGAGTTATTATAATGCCTACTACTAATGTAGGTAGTCACGTGTACGAGATAATGGGACGGGAGTTTCCAGTGGTCTTGATAGATCGTTTGGTAGACGATGAGGAGTTTGACGCGGTGGTGGTTGACAACACCAATGCAGCGTACGATGCAGTGGAGCACCTGGTGATAAACGGCCATAGGCAAATAGGCATAATCACAGGGCCGGATAATATCTCCACGTCCAGAGAGCGGTATAAAGGATACCAGCGCGTCTTAGACGATTACGGTATAAGTATAGAAGAGGAATACGAGCTTCACGGAGATTACACTATTGATACCGGTTATTTTCTTATGAAAAAACTTATGCAGCTGGATCGTCCGCCGACAGCTGTATTTGTATCCAATTACGAGATGACTATAGGTGCTATAATGGCTATAAACGACATAGGTATACAGGTACCAGAACAGGTGTCCATAATAGGATTTGACCAATTAGAGTTATCAAAGGTAATAAAACCTTCGCTGTCTGTGGTAGTGCAACCTATGGAGACAATTGGCCAGAAAGCGGCGGAAATCCTCTATCGTCGCATGAGAGGAGATAGGAAGGATTTCCCTTTGATGGTGCGCCTTAAAGCTCAGCTTTATGAGGGTAAGTCTGTAAAAAATATAGCTTTAAAGTAA
- a CDS encoding energy-coupled thiamine transporter ThiT: protein MYEKNKLTRLAFGALGIAGFFKKSLPLGIIAGGVGRFIFHFISGFVFFASYAPKGMNPVYYSLVYNATVIGPELVICLVVYAIPQVRKAIKALSNPSVL, encoded by the coding sequence ATGTATGAAAAAAATAAGCTTACTAGATTGGCATTTGGAGCGCTGGGGATAGCGGGCTTTTTTAAAAAGAGTTTGCCTTTGGGTATAATAGCAGGAGGGGTAGGAAGGTTTATATTCCATTTTATATCGGGTTTTGTTTTCTTTGCATCGTATGCTCCTAAAGGGATGAACCCCGTTTACTATTCACTGGTATACAATGCCACTGTAATAGGACCTGAGTTGGTTATCTGTCTAGTGGTATATGCTATTCCCCAGGTGAGAAAGGCAATAAAAGCTTTGTCAAATCCCTCTGTGTTATGA
- a CDS encoding zinc ribbon domain-containing protein: MESKKTDERYSSQRCSRCGVRSKEYRIERGLWKCKECGETIHADINGSANILKNHLYGRCDLGWLLRMKPVEVYRWDRRYNVFKKVSPGEAA, encoded by the coding sequence ATAGAATCCAAGAAAACTGATGAAAGATACAGTTCGCAGAGGTGCAGCCGGTGCGGAGTGAGGAGCAAGGAATACCGTATTGAAAGAGGCTTGTGGAAGTGTAAAGAATGTGGAGAGACAATACACGCCGACATAAACGGGAGTGCAAACATATTGAAGAACCACCTGTACGGCAGATGCGATTTAGGGTGGCTTTTGAGAATGAAGCCGGTAGAGGTGTACAGGTGGGACAGAAGGTACAACGTGTTCAAGAAAGTATCTCCTGGTGAGGCAGCATAA
- a CDS encoding PepSY domain-containing protein, producing MNKKLISYVVTGAMVLGLASGVTLYGGIAKAASNATPVKKAVNVNNQQPAYISTIKVASPQDDTTDKVKDVKDNEKQESTQLASMAKITAEQAKASALKAVAGTVTKVELDNENGNLVYSVEVKTSNSIIDVKVDAGNGKILAQDSGQDKENKASEKENKATETEKSNTADHDNVQLEQQGEYNN from the coding sequence ATGAACAAAAAACTAATTTCCTACGTGGTAACAGGAGCAATGGTACTGGGACTAGCCTCAGGGGTGACGTTGTACGGCGGTATAGCGAAGGCTGCATCCAATGCAACTCCAGTTAAAAAGGCGGTAAATGTCAATAACCAGCAGCCTGCATACATCAGCACAATTAAGGTCGCAAGCCCACAGGATGATACTACCGACAAAGTAAAAGACGTCAAAGATAATGAAAAACAGGAAAGTACACAACTGGCATCAATGGCCAAAATAACCGCGGAACAGGCAAAGGCATCAGCGTTAAAAGCCGTAGCTGGTACCGTTACAAAGGTAGAACTGGATAATGAAAATGGCAACCTGGTTTACAGCGTAGAGGTTAAAACCAGCAATAGCATAATTGACGTAAAAGTGGATGCAGGAAATGGCAAGATTCTTGCACAAGACAGCGGTCAGGATAAGGAAAACAAAGCGTCAGAAAAGGAGAACAAAGCAACAGAAACAGAAAAGTCCAACACCGCTGACCATGACAATGTACAATTGGAACAGCAAGGCGAATATAACAATTAA
- a CDS encoding ABC transporter substrate-binding protein has product MIKRKISLFIILILILSIMASGCQKTNTVNSSNTNKKNDVTSAGLNNKQKIFTELGWWPKPPLYQGNSFASGGIGYPTNFYIYDSLYQKVRSTDKLYPHMADGMPIHQGNKTIIKIRRGIKWSDGEPYTSKDAWAYLILNCGCTLDHYLLKAETPDDYTLVLTWNSPAPINHIKDLLIAGEGTGYGQVPYHLYKKWVDETYALLQKGKLATDITKRGPFGLDRVDNKEWSDALDKVWRDMLKYNPKLPVGTGPFKIQKVTGTDMILVKRPDYYNASNIYFEKVHLIQGTNIQNEYAMLKNGILDRDNGTPPKDILESILNSNKNLIHYMMIDPADQGFMYNLQKYPFNDVNFRRAITYVFDKTKIREVGNYYALDTVGYSAMGVPLCFMDQWVPQEIRDKMTKFTYDLQKAATLLKNIGWTKGSDGIWRDPNGKTYNFVIACNGNDPFFPNPAEVCAEQLTKFGLPTKLLAVDGSIYWANAQRPKNLYDMSCDWIDSTDVFMLPYYSLVKFFTWSPGSIANFPVYKSGPKAGQLNLVVKGPDGKAVDVQEVLIKMPYMSEDEMKKATGDLVWIANEDFAKIKVITIVVLAVVLAVVLILHVSNKRRKYDTRTIVYGGLSIAISFVLSYVRLYHMPQGGTITPASMLPLFVYAYIFGPTAGITAG; this is encoded by the coding sequence ATGATTAAAAGAAAAATTTCTTTATTTATAATTTTAATTTTAATACTATCAATTATGGCTTCTGGATGTCAAAAAACAAATACAGTTAATTCGAGTAATACAAATAAAAAAAATGACGTTACATCTGCAGGATTGAATAATAAGCAAAAAATATTTACGGAATTAGGTTGGTGGCCCAAACCACCACTCTACCAGGGTAATTCATTTGCAAGTGGCGGTATAGGATATCCAACAAATTTTTATATTTATGATTCATTATATCAAAAAGTAAGATCTACTGATAAACTTTATCCACATATGGCTGATGGTATGCCTATACATCAGGGTAATAAAACCATAATTAAAATAAGGCGTGGTATAAAGTGGTCTGATGGTGAACCATATACTAGCAAGGATGCGTGGGCTTATTTGATTTTAAATTGTGGCTGTACATTAGATCATTATTTGTTAAAAGCTGAGACACCAGATGATTATACACTTGTTTTAACATGGAACTCACCGGCACCTATAAATCATATAAAAGATTTGCTAATTGCAGGCGAAGGCACTGGATATGGCCAGGTTCCGTATCATCTTTATAAAAAGTGGGTTGATGAAACATACGCATTATTACAAAAGGGAAAACTTGCTACCGATATAACAAAAAGAGGACCCTTTGGTTTAGATAGGGTTGATAATAAGGAATGGAGCGATGCCTTAGATAAAGTATGGCGTGATATGTTAAAGTATAATCCTAAATTACCTGTTGGAACGGGTCCTTTTAAAATACAAAAAGTTACAGGAACAGATATGATTTTGGTAAAGAGGCCTGACTATTATAATGCTTCTAACATATATTTTGAAAAGGTACATCTTATACAAGGAACTAATATACAAAATGAATATGCTATGTTAAAGAATGGTATTCTAGATCGTGATAATGGTACTCCACCTAAAGACATATTAGAATCGATATTGAATTCAAATAAAAATCTTATACATTATATGATGATAGACCCCGCTGACCAAGGATTCATGTATAATCTTCAGAAATATCCGTTTAACGACGTTAATTTTAGGAGGGCTATTACCTATGTGTTTGACAAAACAAAAATAAGAGAAGTAGGTAATTATTACGCATTAGATACAGTTGGATATTCTGCCATGGGTGTACCGCTTTGCTTTATGGATCAATGGGTACCACAAGAAATTAGAGATAAGATGACGAAATTTACATATGACCTACAAAAAGCAGCTACATTATTAAAAAATATTGGCTGGACAAAAGGAAGCGATGGAATTTGGAGAGATCCAAATGGTAAAACTTACAATTTTGTTATTGCATGCAATGGTAACGATCCGTTTTTCCCTAATCCAGCTGAGGTTTGTGCTGAACAATTAACCAAATTTGGGCTTCCTACAAAACTTCTTGCAGTAGATGGTTCTATATATTGGGCTAATGCACAGCGTCCCAAAAACTTATACGATATGTCTTGTGACTGGATAGACAGTACTGATGTATTTATGTTGCCATATTATTCATTAGTAAAATTTTTCACATGGAGCCCAGGAAGCATAGCTAATTTTCCGGTATATAAATCAGGTCCTAAGGCTGGGCAACTTAATCTTGTTGTAAAGGGGCCTGACGGCAAGGCTGTAGATGTGCAAGAAGTGCTTATTAAGATGCCGTATATGAGCGAAGATGAAATGAAAAAGGCTACGGGTGATTTGGTGTGGATTGCAAATGAAGATTTTGCCAAGATAAAGGTAATCACCATTGTGGTTCTCGCTGTGGTGCTGGCAGTGGTTTTAATCCTTCACGTAAGCAACAAGAGGAGGAAATACGATACCAGGACCATTGTATACGGGGGCTTGAGCATAGCCATATCTTTTGTATTGTCGTATGTGAGGCTATATCATATGCCCCAAGGGGGCACGATTACGCCTGCCAGTATGCTTCCCCTTTTTGTTTACGCGTATATCTTTGGACCAACGGCAGGTATAACGGCGGG
- the tnpA gene encoding IS200/IS605 family transposase, with translation MLRDDIAKEFERLLREKCERMEVKILDLSVQPDHIHLFVSAPPRYAPSQLINAFKGYTSRYLKEEYPHLKKLTGNESLWTDTYYVGTAGTVSAETIRHYIEECQD, from the coding sequence ATATTGAGAGATGACATTGCAAAGGAGTTTGAGCGGTTGCTTCGAGAAAAATGTGAACGTATGGAGGTGAAAATACTGGATTTGTCCGTCCAACCCGACCATATACACCTTTTCGTATCTGCACCACCCAGATATGCACCATCGCAACTGATCAATGCATTTAAGGGGTACACATCAAGGTATCTTAAAGAAGAGTATCCGCATCTCAAAAAGCTGACGGGAAATGAAAGCTTGTGGACGGATACCTATTATGTAGGTACAGCCGGTACCGTTTCAGCCGAAACGATACGGCACTATATTGAGGAATGTCAGGATTGA
- a CDS encoding sensor histidine kinase gives MYFPIKLKLTIWYTFLLVAVIVVFSVAIYFSLQKMMIISEDALLKTQVNQVVSNLDIENGKIKSGEEPFYANTSLYGALYSYPDMALLESNLSAEVLKTYESGGMDFIDKYRTIKIGYDSWRVYSNRVRYNGKIIGIIVLAQPLNLLNVAMKNLFLLYLISIPATIIIAIVGGLFLASRSLKPVDRMTKVAYEISMGDLSKRLNIPYTNDEIGRLARTFDAMIDKIDDSFKRQRQFTNDASHELRTPIAVIQSQAESALNFSHSEDEYRSALATILSEARHMGKLVSDLLFLARSDSRAEKLHMEELNFGELVEGIVAVLKPIAQDNGIDLKVIENGDFIVRGDQTHLTQLLYNIIDNAIKYTLPGGEIKISIEKKGEFVKTSVRDTGIGIPEEHLPHIFERFYRVDKARSRENGGTGLGLSICQWIVSAHGGKIEVFSEVGKGSTFVIWLPSL, from the coding sequence ATGTACTTTCCAATAAAGCTTAAACTGACCATATGGTATACCTTTCTTTTGGTGGCTGTAATCGTCGTTTTTAGTGTTGCGATATATTTTAGCCTGCAGAAAATGATGATTATAAGTGAAGATGCATTGCTCAAAACACAGGTAAATCAGGTAGTTTCCAACCTGGATATAGAAAACGGAAAAATAAAATCGGGAGAGGAGCCATTTTACGCCAATACCAGTTTATACGGTGCATTGTATTCATATCCCGATATGGCACTTCTGGAGTCTAATTTGTCAGCAGAGGTGTTAAAAACATACGAGTCAGGGGGAATGGATTTTATCGATAAGTACAGGACGATAAAGATAGGGTATGATAGCTGGCGCGTTTATTCTAATAGGGTTCGTTACAACGGAAAAATCATTGGGATAATCGTATTAGCACAGCCACTGAATTTATTAAATGTAGCTATGAAGAACTTATTTTTGCTGTATTTGATATCGATACCTGCTACAATTATTATTGCTATCGTTGGTGGGTTATTTCTGGCTAGCCGCTCGCTTAAACCAGTAGATCGCATGACAAAAGTGGCTTATGAAATAAGCATGGGAGATCTTTCTAAAAGATTAAATATACCGTATACCAATGATGAGATTGGTCGACTGGCACGCACTTTTGATGCCATGATAGACAAGATAGACGATTCCTTTAAAAGGCAAAGGCAATTTACCAATGACGCATCCCACGAGCTGAGGACACCTATAGCTGTCATTCAAAGCCAGGCGGAATCTGCTTTAAATTTTTCTCATTCGGAGGATGAATATAGAAGTGCTCTAGCCACCATATTAAGTGAAGCCAGGCATATGGGCAAACTTGTTTCCGATCTGTTATTTTTGGCCAGAAGTGATTCCAGGGCTGAAAAGTTACACATGGAAGAACTGAATTTCGGCGAATTAGTTGAGGGAATAGTGGCTGTGCTAAAGCCCATTGCGCAAGATAATGGTATTGATCTTAAAGTAATTGAGAATGGGGATTTTATAGTACGAGGAGATCAAACCCACCTTACTCAGCTGCTGTACAATATTATAGACAATGCGATTAAATATACCCTTCCAGGTGGAGAAATTAAGATTTCTATCGAGAAAAAGGGGGAGTTTGTAAAGACTTCGGTAAGGGATACGGGAATAGGGATACCTGAAGAGCACCTTCCCCACATATTTGAAAGGTTTTACAGAGTGGATAAAGCGAGGTCCAGAGAAAACGGTGGTACCGGATTAGGTCTTTCTATCTGTCAGTGGATCGTATCAGCCCATGGAGGTAAGATTGAGGTTTTTAGTGAAGTGGGAAAGGGCAGCACCTTTGTAATATGGCTTCCATCGTTATAA
- a CDS encoding ATP-binding protein — translation MALRKIIKIDEEKCNGCGLCVSPCVESAIAIIDGKARVISEELCDGAGFCLNVCPTGALTIEEREAAPFNEQAVIEHKRKLKADSCVFCGNTQYDAPILEYRYKGETKHVCVRCLPALIHG, via the coding sequence GTGGCTTTAAGAAAGATTATAAAAATCGATGAGGAAAAATGCAATGGATGCGGCTTATGTGTTTCACCCTGTGTAGAAAGCGCCATCGCCATAATTGATGGCAAGGCAAGGGTAATAAGCGAGGAGCTATGTGACGGAGCAGGGTTCTGCCTCAATGTATGCCCCACAGGGGCGTTGACCATAGAGGAAAGAGAGGCAGCGCCTTTTAACGAGCAGGCTGTTATAGAGCACAAGAGAAAGCTAAAGGCGGACAGCTGTGTATTTTGCGGCAATACTCAGTACGATGCGCCTATTCTGGAATACAGATATAAGGGCGAAACAAAACACGTGTGTGTCAGGTGCCTGCCTGCCCTGATTCACGGTTAA
- a CDS encoding RNA polymerase sigma factor SigX: protein MIKIQHENFKEIFEAYYHKVCRQVALTLGDDILAQDVAQEAFLKLYTNPPADTASIGGWLCKVAMNIAYNRIRTEKNLKSREQKALFQDLLFSPEDAAIDMMERKKAREILMKMDTKDMMCLVLKHSGYSYEEIASALGIKKSSVGTTIARAQRKFKKLFESEV, encoded by the coding sequence GTGATCAAAATTCAACACGAGAATTTTAAAGAGATCTTTGAAGCCTATTATCACAAAGTATGCCGGCAGGTAGCACTCACCTTAGGAGATGACATCCTGGCCCAGGATGTGGCTCAAGAGGCCTTTTTAAAACTCTATACAAACCCTCCCGCCGATACCGCCAGTATAGGAGGTTGGTTGTGCAAGGTGGCCATGAACATAGCTTATAACCGCATAAGGACCGAGAAAAACCTGAAAAGCCGCGAGCAAAAAGCACTTTTTCAGGATTTGCTTTTCTCCCCAGAAGACGCAGCTATAGACATGATGGAACGCAAAAAAGCCAGAGAAATACTTATGAAGATGGACACAAAAGACATGATGTGCCTGGTGCTCAAGCATTCGGGATACAGCTACGAGGAAATCGCCAGCGCTCTGGGCATAAAAAAATCCTCAGTGGGCACCACTATAGCCAGGGCTCAGAGAAAGTTCAAAAAGCTATTTGAAAGCGAGGTGTAA
- a CDS encoding alpha-L-fucosidase: FGNEWYPRNMYQQGTPEFEHHVKTYGPQSQFGYKDFIPMFKAEKFDPKAWADLFEKSGARYVVPVAEHHDGFQMYDSALSRWNAANMGPKRDIIGELATAVREKGLVFGLSSHRAEHWWFFDGGMKFDSDVKDPRYKDFYGPAMPAPKDLGSVEDSPPDEEFLEDWLLRACELVDKYQPQIVWFDWWIQNLAFKPYLRKFAAYYYNRAAEWNKEVAINYKNNAFEEGTAVFDIERGQLSDIRPRFWQTDTSVSKNSWGYIKNHDYKTPNDIICDLVDIVSKNGSLLLNIGPKPDGTIPEPEQEILMEIGGWLKVNGEAIYGTRPWKVFGEGPTKVAEGAFTDTHRSAFTSEDIRFTTKGDTLYATVLKWPENGRVTIKSLGRKSKFALPRINKVELVGCDTPLQWNCEEQALIIDVTGCEPKKYPATFRIK, translated from the coding sequence TTTGGGAACGAGTGGTATCCGCGCAATATGTATCAGCAGGGTACTCCTGAGTTTGAGCATCATGTTAAAACCTATGGTCCGCAGAGCCAGTTTGGCTATAAGGATTTTATACCCATGTTTAAAGCGGAGAAATTTGATCCTAAGGCATGGGCTGACTTGTTTGAAAAGTCAGGAGCGCGATACGTCGTTCCTGTGGCTGAGCATCACGACGGTTTCCAGATGTATGATAGTGCTCTTTCTAGATGGAATGCCGCCAATATGGGACCCAAGAGGGATATTATAGGAGAGCTGGCGACAGCAGTTCGAGAAAAAGGGCTGGTTTTTGGCCTTTCAAGCCATCGCGCTGAACATTGGTGGTTTTTTGACGGCGGGATGAAATTTGATTCAGATGTAAAAGATCCGCGCTACAAGGATTTTTATGGCCCTGCTATGCCTGCACCCAAAGATTTGGGCAGCGTTGAGGACAGCCCTCCTGATGAGGAATTCTTAGAAGACTGGTTGCTCCGCGCTTGTGAATTGGTCGACAAATACCAGCCGCAGATCGTGTGGTTTGATTGGTGGATACAAAATCTTGCATTTAAGCCATACCTCAGAAAGTTTGCAGCTTACTATTACAATAGAGCAGCAGAATGGAACAAAGAGGTCGCTATAAACTATAAGAATAATGCGTTTGAGGAAGGAACAGCTGTATTTGATATAGAGCGAGGGCAGCTCTCGGATATTCGACCGCGTTTTTGGCAAACAGATACATCGGTGTCAAAGAACTCATGGGGCTATATAAAGAACCATGATTACAAGACTCCTAATGATATCATCTGTGATCTGGTGGATATTGTAAGCAAGAACGGGTCGCTACTTCTCAACATTGGGCCGAAGCCTGATGGTACCATACCGGAGCCAGAACAGGAAATCCTCATGGAAATTGGAGGTTGGCTCAAGGTTAACGGGGAGGCCATCTATGGAACGCGACCTTGGAAGGTGTTTGGGGAAGGTCCTACAAAGGTCGCTGAAGGTGCTTTTACTGATACGCATCGGAGTGCGTTTACGAGTGAGGATATACGATTTACTACAAAAGGAGATACTTTATATGCAACTGTTCTCAAATGGCCTGAGAACGGTCGTGTTACCATAAAGTCGCTGGGGAGAAAGTCAAAGTTTGCCTTGCCGCGTATTAATAAAGTAGAACTTGTGGGATGTGATACACCACTTCAATGGAATTGTGAGGAACAGGCATTGATTATTGATGTTACAGGATGCGAGCCAAAAAAATATCCTGCAACGTTTAGAATTAAATAA
- a CDS encoding heavy metal response regulator transcription factor, with protein sequence MRILVVDDEPHLTDILYKSLKEEGYSVDVTRNGMDGYEYAKTGVYDVIILDIMLPGMDGIEVLKNLRNIGINTPVLMLTAKDATEDKVNGLDSGADDYLTKPFELSELLARVRALLRRESENKSPILKVGDLELNTLTHQVKRAGREITLTSKEYAMLEYLMRNANRVLSRSQIADHVWDYEFDGLSNIIDVYIRYLRKKIDDDFPVKLIHTVRGSGYCLKGS encoded by the coding sequence ATGCGAATACTTGTGGTGGATGATGAACCCCATCTGACAGATATTTTGTATAAAAGCCTGAAGGAGGAAGGGTATAGTGTAGATGTTACCCGGAATGGTATGGATGGGTATGAATATGCTAAAACTGGTGTTTACGATGTTATAATCCTCGATATAATGCTGCCGGGTATGGATGGGATAGAGGTATTAAAGAATTTGAGGAATATAGGTATTAACACACCTGTATTGATGCTCACTGCTAAAGATGCTACAGAGGATAAGGTCAATGGCCTGGATTCAGGAGCTGACGATTATCTGACCAAGCCCTTTGAGCTATCTGAATTGTTGGCGAGGGTGCGGGCTCTTTTAAGGCGTGAATCTGAAAATAAAAGCCCTATCTTGAAAGTTGGAGATCTTGAGCTTAATACATTGACCCATCAGGTTAAAAGGGCTGGTAGAGAGATCACATTAACCAGCAAAGAATACGCTATGTTGGAATATTTGATGCGAAATGCCAACCGTGTCTTGAGCCGTTCTCAGATTGCTGATCACGTATGGGATTACGAGTTTGACGGGCTCTCAAATATAATCGACGTATATATACGTTATTTGAGAAAGAAAATAGACGATGATTTTCCCGTAAAGCTTATACATACCGTGCGGGGTAGTGGCTACTGTTTAAAGGGGAGTTAA
- a CDS encoding prepilin peptidase, producing MMYIVLPLLLYIAYKEVRTRRMPKEALTVGYVLSAVYILYLLYSRQSVIGSLLGLVFGLGFPYLVRVISRGGIGLDDVLLWGALGALLGLQRFGSMLAVALIIVSVYSIVMICRKVYTLKSAIVFTPFLTVAGVILGVVEKKLI from the coding sequence ATGATGTACATAGTTTTGCCTTTGCTGCTGTACATTGCATACAAAGAAGTCAGAACGCGCCGGATGCCGAAAGAGGCACTAACTGTTGGATATGTGCTTTCAGCTGTATACATTTTGTACCTGTTGTACAGCAGGCAGAGTGTTATTGGCAGCTTGCTCGGCCTTGTATTCGGTCTGGGCTTTCCGTATCTGGTGCGTGTGATAAGCAGAGGCGGGATAGGGCTTGACGATGTGCTGCTGTGGGGCGCGTTGGGTGCATTGTTAGGCCTGCAGAGGTTCGGATCAATGCTGGCAGTTGCACTAATAATTGTGTCGGTGTACTCGATAGTGATGATATGCAGGAAAGTATATACGTTGAAAAGTGCTATTGTGTTTACGCCGTTTTTGACGGTGGCGGGTGTAATTTTGGGTGTAGTGGAGAAGAAGTTGATTTAA
- a CDS encoding DUF4351 domain-containing protein produces the protein MPQTYDLTLKSIFSDIADDIIVYLTGINFKKLEELNIEFTRVERRDSDMIFKCDTDTGEIAVHIEFQAENDKMMPCRMLRYALEIMEKHKLKPYQVVLYIGKDKAKMDNGIDYAVGDNKLDYRYRIIDIGEFRFSDIAETNYFDLYSLLPIVDRRKRVEAGEKYLKMCVDLIKDAPVDVDEKRTILFRAELLSGIAYSKEVIKRIFEEVERVIKLEELSSYKMIMEKGKAEMVLKLLNKKFKELPKKYEELIKSADNEVLERITDDIFDIEKPEDLEKYFSK, from the coding sequence ATGCCTCAAACATACGATTTGACTCTAAAGAGCATATTTTCAGATATAGCAGACGATATAATCGTATACTTAACGGGTATAAACTTCAAGAAACTGGAAGAACTTAACATAGAGTTTACAAGGGTAGAGCGCAGGGACAGCGATATGATATTTAAGTGCGATACGGATACAGGAGAGATTGCCGTTCATATAGAGTTTCAGGCCGAAAACGACAAAATGATGCCGTGTAGGATGCTGCGATACGCATTGGAGATAATGGAAAAGCACAAACTCAAGCCGTATCAGGTGGTGCTGTATATAGGCAAGGACAAAGCAAAAATGGATAACGGGATTGATTATGCGGTGGGGGATAACAAACTCGATTACAGGTACAGGATTATAGACATAGGTGAATTCAGGTTTTCGGATATAGCGGAGACGAACTACTTTGATTTGTATTCGCTTTTGCCGATAGTTGACAGAAGGAAAAGGGTAGAAGCGGGAGAGAAGTATCTCAAGATGTGCGTGGACTTAATCAAAGATGCGCCTGTGGACGTGGATGAAAAAAGGACGATATTGTTCAGAGCGGAACTGCTTTCAGGTATAGCTTACAGCAAAGAAGTTATAAAGAGAATTTTTGAGGAGGTGGAAAGGGTGATAAAATTGGAAGAGCTGTCATCTTATAAGATGATTATGGAGAAAGGCAAAGCAGAAATGGTGTTAAAGCTGCTCAATAAGAAGTTCAAGGAACTTCCGAAAAAGTATGAGGAGTTGATAAAAAGCGCTGACAATGAAGTTTTGGAAAGGATAACGGATGACATATTCGACATAGAGAAACCGGAAGATTTGGAGAAGTACTTTAGTAAGTAG